CGAGGAGTTCCAACACCATGGGTTGCTTTTACCAAAATCGCAGGTTTGTATAAAATTTTTCCTAGATCAAGAATTTTCGGGAAATATTACGCCCAACAGCTATCGAAAAATGAAAATGGAAAAGTGGATATTTTAGTTGGTGCTTTTATGGTAATGAAAAGAGGATTCTATCAGGAGCTTGGTGGATTTGACGAAGATTGTTTTATGTATTCCGATGATATTGATTTATCTTATAGAGCTTTGAAAAAGGGTAGTTTTAATTATTATTTTCATGAGACCACTATTATCCATTATAAAGGAGAGAGTACTTTAAAAGATGAAATCTACATGAAACGATTTCAGGAAGCCATGCAGTTTTTTTATAAAAAGCATTTCAAAGTTGCCCCGCTATTTACACTTTTTATGAACATAGGTAGTTATTTTTTTTCTTTCGCAAAAAGAATACAGGGGCATTCTATAATTAAAAAAGCTCCAAAATCGTATCTGCTTTATTCTTCAGATGAAGAATTGGCAAATAAGCTGACTTTAATTTTGCAAAAAAAAGTGGTGTTTCACAATTTGAAAACAGAAAAAATGGTAATTTCGTCTTCTTATAGAAGCGCTAAAGCGGTCGAAATTATTCTAGATAATGAATTTATTTCTTTTAAAGAATGTATAGCAATTATTGAATCTTCTAAAAGTAAGGAGCTTACCTTTAAAATGCGCCCTAAAAAAGCTAATTTTTTGATAGGAAGCAATAATAGTAATGAAAG
The Flavobacterium sp. WC2421 genome window above contains:
- a CDS encoding glycosyltransferase family 2 protein, which produces MQLSVIILNYNVRYFLELCVLSVQSALTNIDSEIIVIDNNSDDGSCEMIKALFPHVKLVQNKENVGFSKGNNIGVAEAKGEFICILNPDTVVAEDTFVKILAFAKGQDNLGIVGCRFIDGSGNFLPECKRGVPTPWVAFTKIAGLYKIFPRSRIFGKYYAQQLSKNENGKVDILVGAFMVMKRGFYQELGGFDEDCFMYSDDIDLSYRALKKGSFNYYFHETTIIHYKGESTLKDEIYMKRFQEAMQFFYKKHFKVAPLFTLFMNIGSYFFSFAKRIQGHSIIKKAPKSYLLYSSDEELANKLTLILQKKVVFHNLKTEKMVISSSYRSAKAVEIILDNEFISFKECIAIIESSKSKELTFKMRPKKANFLIGSNNSNERGEIIKIE